A stretch of Besnoitia besnoiti strain Bb-Ger1 chromosome Unknown contig00015, whole genome shotgun sequence DNA encodes these proteins:
- a CDS encoding GPI transamidase subunit PIG-U protein (encoded by transcript BESB_028330) codes for MAGQTELRRRRPGAESESSRTEPDVPMEKESTSDKGESKQPASAPSSFKALTVCAGPRKEERLLSWQLVLLLSVGVALRVLLYSVGLTLPESTEPLVSPSSSSFSSFREALTLQALSFSPYTGGVYRQQPLIFLALQWLTRAGQGEDENCDTSGCQWRYYIVLICIDLVAALALAAAAAEAHKWAVNFRRRGAEGSAPQPRTEEAESKQELPSKESLAERRRSEDSEAVIAPPALVAANYFLHPMTVGAILSLTIHTLPLACFALALACATRAGRCSRCLCVIFFGCTIYVGPPQALLLALPLAHLMHAVRTQTVQRPDLLEVLPSPKEDILPGVLRGLLILVAGVAFCASLHVASYLALRIYTPDAADYFDSTVVALWEVRDLGPNLGIFWYILSLIFERYRLLFVMIFQGHSFILVVPLFVRMFRYPLAYCQVIIAIALLFQPFFCIADSAFLLTLLITRWQVVKQKAAFVKMVVVTVVAASIYPVVTELWLGRNTGNPNFVYNIQTIFHIFVGFLVVEWIKGVILDKLFTSSQPAEQRAKTA; via the exons ATGGCTGGACAAACAGagcttcgcaggcgccgccctggCGCGGAATCTGAGTCTTCACGAACTGAGCCGGATGTGCCGATGGAGAAGGAGTCCACTTCAGACAAGGGCGAAAGCAAGCAGCCTGCATCCGCACCCTCTAGCTTCAAAGCGTTGACCGTCTGCGCGGGACCTCGCAAAGAAGAGCGGCTCCTCTCTTGGCAGctcgtccttcttctctcggtCGGCGTCGCACTTCGCGTGCTTCTCTATTCAGTGGGGCTGACGCTTCCAGAGTCTACAGAGCCTCTTGtctctccgtcctcttcctctttttcttcgttccgcgaggctctcactctgcaggcgctgtcTTTTTCGCCCTACACGGGGGGCGTATaccggcagcagccgctgatcttcctcgccctccagTGGCTCACGAGAGCGGGCcagggcgaagacgagaactGCGACACCTCCGGATGTCAGTGGCGATACTACATCGTCTTGATCTGCATCGATTtggtcgccgccctcgccctcgctgccgcagctgcggaggcgcacaAATGGGCGGTGAACTTCcggcgcaggggcgcggagggctcagctccgcagccgcgcacggaagaggcagaaagcaAGCAGGAGCTCCCATCGAAGGAGAGTCTggcggagcgacgccggTCTGAGGACAGCGAAGCGGTCATTGCGCCGCcggccctcgtcgccgcgaatTACTTCCTCCATCCCATGACC GTCGGCGCCATTCTCTCTCTGACGATTCACACGCTTCCTCTGgcctgcttcgcgctcgccctcgcgtgtGCAACCCGCGCGGGGCGGTGCTCCAGGTGTCTCTGTGTGATCTTCTTCGGCTGCACCATCTACGTCGGGCCTCCCcaggcgcttcttctcgctctccctctgGCGCACCTGATGCATGCAGTTCGCACGCAAACTGTTCAGCGCCCGG ACCTCTTGGAAGTCCTGCCGTCCCCGAAGGAAGACATCCTCCCTGGCGTTCTTCGCGGCCTGCTCATCCTCGTCGCGGGGGTCGCTTTCTGCGCAAGTCTGCATGTCGCCTCGTACCTGGCTCTCCGGATCTACACTCCAGATGCCGCC GACTACTTCGACTCCACCGTTGTCGCCCTCTGGGAAGTCAGAGACCTAGGCCCGAACCTGGGCATTTTTTGGTACATCCTCTCCCTT ATTTTTGAAAGAtaccgcctcctcttcgtcatGATCTTCCAG GGTCACTCCTTCATTCTCGTCGTGCCTCTCTTTGTTCGAATGTTTCGCTACCCTCTGGCGTACTGCCAAGTCATCATCGCG ATCGCGCTTCTGTTTCAGCCCTTCTTCTGCATCGCGGACTCCGCTTTCCTTCTC ACTCTGCTCATTACCCGCTGGCAAGTTGTcaagcagaaggcggcgtTCGTGAAGATG GTAGTTGTCACGGTTGTGGCCGCCTCCATTTATCCAGTCGTGACGGAGCTGTGGCTGGGGCGGAACACTGGCAATCCGAACTTTGTCTACAACATCCAGACGATCTTCCACATCTTCGTGG GGTTCCTGGTCGTGGAGTGGATCAAAGGCGTCATTCTGGACAAGTTGTTCACTTCGTCACAGCCCGCTGAGCAGAGGGCAAAGACGGCCTGA